A single window of Tamandua tetradactyla isolate mTamTet1 chromosome 25, mTamTet1.pri, whole genome shotgun sequence DNA harbors:
- the SERPINB1 gene encoding leukocyte elastase inhibitor has protein sequence MEQLSTASTQFALDLFRTLNNDNPTGNIFFSPFSISSALAMIYLGAQGDTAAQLSKAFHFDTSEDIHSKFQILNADINKRGVSYILKLANRLYGEKTYNFLPEFLASTQKMYGADLASVDFLHASENARKEINQWVKEQTEGKIPELLASGVVDSMTKLVLVNAIYFKGSWAEKFMKKATTDAPFRLNKKDTKTVKMMHQKKKFPYGYIQELKCRVLELPYEGKELSMIILLPDDIKDDSTGLKKIEKQMTLEKLKEWTKPENLDLVEVNVSLPIFRLEDSYNLNTHLAHLGVEDLFSSSKADLSGMSESRDIFISKIVHKSFVEVNEEGTEAAAATAGIATFCMLMPEETFNADHPFLFYIQHNASRNILFLGRLTSP, from the exons ATGGAGCAGCTGAGCACAGCAAGCACCCAGTTCGCCCTGGACCTGTTCCGCACCTTGAATAACGACAACCCGACTGGGAACATCTTCTTCTCCCCCTTCAGCATTTCCTCAGCCCTGGCCATGATCTATCTGGGGGCTCAGGGCGACACCGCCGCCCAGTTGTCCAAG gcTTTTCATTTTGATACGTCGGAGGATATTCATTCAAAATTTCAGATCCTGAATGCCGATATCAACAAACGGGGAGTTTCTTATATTCTGAAACTTGCTAATCGATTGTATGGCGAGAAAACATATAATTTCCTCCCT gaGTTCTTGGCTTCAACTCAGAAAATGTATGGGGCTGACTTAGCTAGCGTGGATTTTCTGCATGCCTCTGAAAATGCAAGGAAGGAAataaaccagtgggtcaaagagcaGACAGAAG GGAAAATTCCAGAACTGTTGGCCTCTGGCGTGGTTGATAGCATGACTAAGCTTGTGCTCGTGAATGCCATCTATTTCAAAGGAAGCTGGGCGGAGAAATTCATGAAAAAGGCCACGACAGATGCACCATTCAGGTTGAATAAG AAAGACACGAAAACAGTGAAAATGATGcatcagaagaagaaatttccATATGGCTACATCCAGGAACTTAAGTGCCGTGTGTTAGAACTGCCTTATGAAGGCAAGGAGCTCAGCATGATTATCCTTTTGCCAGATGACATCAAAGATGATTCCACAGGTCTTAAAAAG ATTGAGAAACAAATGACTTTGGAAAAATTGAAAGAGTGGACCAAACCTGAGAATCTGGATCTCGTTGAAGTCAATGTCAGCTTGCCCATATTCAGGCTGGAAGACAGCTACAACCTCAACACCCATCTAGCCCACCTGGGGGTGGAGGATCTCTTTAGTAGTAGCAAAGCTGATCTCTCTGGGATGTCAGAATCCAGagatatttttatatcaaaaatTGTCCACAAGTCCTTTGTGGAAGTGAATGAAGAGGGCACAGAAGCAGCAGCTGCCACGGCAGGCATTGCCACCTTCTGTATGTTGATGCCAGAAGAAACTTTCAATGCCGACCATCCATTCCTTTTCTACATTCAGCACAATGCCTCACGGAACATACTCTTCCTTGGCAGACTTACTTCTCCTTAG